One Lepisosteus oculatus isolate fLepOcu1 chromosome 13, fLepOcu1.hap2, whole genome shotgun sequence genomic region harbors:
- the LOC102687504 gene encoding oocyte zinc finger protein XlCOF8.4-like isoform X1 — protein MADSIAAFQTRLASVMEVLLNAAVSEITDLVEGSFSAFRVEIAHYKKENQALKLRLLFSGCESGADRGDRVSPAGHAARSASRGRVGVRVCEDSALGETGAGRQAQHCRPRDAEEQAPEESADLTELPPDSVPEEMLDLEAVIIKEESTATEEPRPDSLLVKEERPEEDSAHSDLWAAPGRRVVEACAPVAPGERAPIAQPPCEWERGSQPTAPDREEQHRSRRCAEGLGGAESESVAQELRPLGSNLRPDGLHTPEKSTGRSSEMGFISMQGHSTEGRNELDSCDIVEQDTDFQSVYTIENETQTQFVQIKEESSNRNRPASCLCSDYTNPGICMLDSIHIKDETEPQSAHSVAERSELDHNEWKRQRGDSESREEQPVYVIKKNLSQDLEMILRPLSGTVGSPSLQCGGPSSALTPVPVREDSAETSSHTQGHNLCVLCGRTFRTPHSLKGHQRIHTGERPYPCTMCGKTFSYIQNLKVHQRIHTGERPYCCTYCGKTFRQFANHKKHVHIHTGERPYPCAQCAKCFKHLADLKVHQRTHSGERPYGCAQCGKTFTHPHSLKLHWEVHSRERQYSCT, from the exons ATGGCGGACTCCATAGCAGCTTTCCAAACCCGGCTCGCCTCTGTTATGGAGGTTTTACTTAATGCAGCTGTGAGTGAAATAACGGACCTTGTCGAGGGCAGTTTTTCTGCTTTCCGGGTTGAAATAGCCCACtacaagaaagaaaaccagGCTCTGAAGCTGAGGCTGCTTTTCTCGGGATGCGAGTCCGGAGCGGACCGAGGGGACCGGGTGAGCCCTGCCGGACATGCAGCGCGATCTGCGAGCCGGGGTCGTGTCGGAGTCCGGGTGTGCGAAGACAGCGCACTGGGAGAGACAGGTGCCG GTCGGCAGGCACAGCACTGCAGACCAAGGGACGCTGAGGAGCAGGCACCCGAGGAGTCTGCAGACCTTACAGAACTGCCTCCTGACAGCGTTCCGGAGGAGATGCTTGACCTGGAAGCAGTGATCATTAAAGAGGAG TCTACAGCCACGGAGGAGCCCAGGCCTGATTCACTGCTCGTCAAAGAGGAGAGACCGGAGGAGGACTCAGCCCACAGTGACCTGTGGGCAGCACCGGGGAGAA GAGTCGTCGAGGCCTGCGCTCCCGTCGCCCCTGGGGAAAGGGCTCCCATCGCCCAGCCTCCCTGTGAGTGGGAGCGGGGCTCTCAGCCCACAGCGCCAGACAGGGAAGAGCAGCACCGGAGCAGGCGGTGTGCAGAAGGGCTCGGAGGAGCAGAGTCTGAATCTGTGGCACAGGAGCTCAGGCCATTAGGGTCTAACCTCCGGCCAGATGGGCTTCATACTCCCGAGAAGAGCACAGGACGCTCCAGTGAAATGGGGTTTATCAGTATGCAGGGTCACAGTACAGAGGGGAGAAATGAACTGGATTCCTGTGACATTGTGGAACAGGACACTGATTTCCAGTCAGTGTACACCATAGAGAATGAAACCCAGACACAGTTTGTGCAGATTAAAGAGGAGAGCAGCAATAGAAACCGGCCTGCATCCTGTCTATGCTCGGACTACACTAATCCAGGGATTTGCATGTTGGATTCCATTCACATTAAAGATGAGACTGAGCCACAGTCCGCGCACAGTGTAGCAGAGAGATCTGAGCTGGATCACAATGAGTGGAAACGACAGAGAGGGGACTCGGAAAGCAGAGAGGAGCAGCCCGTGTACGTGATCAAGAAGAATCTGTCTCAGGACTTGGAAATGATTTTGAGGCCTCTCTCGGGCACAGTGGGGAGCCCATCCTTACAGTGTGGGGGACCCTCCAGCGCACTGACACCAGTACCTGTGAGGGAGGACTCGGCAGAGACCAGCAGCCACACTCAGGGACACAATCTCTGTGTGCTGTGCGGAAGGACATTCAGAACACCGCACTCTCTTAAAGGACACCAGCGGATTCACACGGGAGAGAGACCTTACCCCTGCACCATGTGCGGGAAGACGTTCAGTTATATACAAAATCTTAAAGTACATCAGAGAATTCACACTGGAGAGAGGCCTTACTGCTGCACCTATTGTGGGAAGACCTTCAGGCAGTTTGCAAACCATAAAAAACATGTGCACATTCACACGGGAGAGAGACCGTATCCCTGCGCCCAGTGTGCAAAGTGCTTTAAGCACTTGGCCGACCTTAAAGTTCACCAGCGGACCCACAGTGGAGAGAGACCTTACGGCTGCGCCCAGTGTGGGAAGACTTTTACTCATCCGCACAGCCTAAAACTTCACTGGGAAGTTCACAGTCGAGAGAGACAGTACAGCTGCACCTAG
- the LOC102687504 gene encoding oocyte zinc finger protein XlCOF8.4-like isoform X2 codes for MRVRSGPRGPGRQAQHCRPRDAEEQAPEESADLTELPPDSVPEEMLDLEAVIIKEESTATEEPRPDSLLVKEERPEEDSAHSDLWAAPGRRVVEACAPVAPGERAPIAQPPCEWERGSQPTAPDREEQHRSRRCAEGLGGAESESVAQELRPLGSNLRPDGLHTPEKSTGRSSEMGFISMQGHSTEGRNELDSCDIVEQDTDFQSVYTIENETQTQFVQIKEESSNRNRPASCLCSDYTNPGICMLDSIHIKDETEPQSAHSVAERSELDHNEWKRQRGDSESREEQPVYVIKKNLSQDLEMILRPLSGTVGSPSLQCGGPSSALTPVPVREDSAETSSHTQGHNLCVLCGRTFRTPHSLKGHQRIHTGERPYPCTMCGKTFSYIQNLKVHQRIHTGERPYCCTYCGKTFRQFANHKKHVHIHTGERPYPCAQCAKCFKHLADLKVHQRTHSGERPYGCAQCGKTFTHPHSLKLHWEVHSRERQYSCT; via the exons ATGCGAGTCCGGAGCGGACCGAGGGGACCGG GTCGGCAGGCACAGCACTGCAGACCAAGGGACGCTGAGGAGCAGGCACCCGAGGAGTCTGCAGACCTTACAGAACTGCCTCCTGACAGCGTTCCGGAGGAGATGCTTGACCTGGAAGCAGTGATCATTAAAGAGGAG TCTACAGCCACGGAGGAGCCCAGGCCTGATTCACTGCTCGTCAAAGAGGAGAGACCGGAGGAGGACTCAGCCCACAGTGACCTGTGGGCAGCACCGGGGAGAA GAGTCGTCGAGGCCTGCGCTCCCGTCGCCCCTGGGGAAAGGGCTCCCATCGCCCAGCCTCCCTGTGAGTGGGAGCGGGGCTCTCAGCCCACAGCGCCAGACAGGGAAGAGCAGCACCGGAGCAGGCGGTGTGCAGAAGGGCTCGGAGGAGCAGAGTCTGAATCTGTGGCACAGGAGCTCAGGCCATTAGGGTCTAACCTCCGGCCAGATGGGCTTCATACTCCCGAGAAGAGCACAGGACGCTCCAGTGAAATGGGGTTTATCAGTATGCAGGGTCACAGTACAGAGGGGAGAAATGAACTGGATTCCTGTGACATTGTGGAACAGGACACTGATTTCCAGTCAGTGTACACCATAGAGAATGAAACCCAGACACAGTTTGTGCAGATTAAAGAGGAGAGCAGCAATAGAAACCGGCCTGCATCCTGTCTATGCTCGGACTACACTAATCCAGGGATTTGCATGTTGGATTCCATTCACATTAAAGATGAGACTGAGCCACAGTCCGCGCACAGTGTAGCAGAGAGATCTGAGCTGGATCACAATGAGTGGAAACGACAGAGAGGGGACTCGGAAAGCAGAGAGGAGCAGCCCGTGTACGTGATCAAGAAGAATCTGTCTCAGGACTTGGAAATGATTTTGAGGCCTCTCTCGGGCACAGTGGGGAGCCCATCCTTACAGTGTGGGGGACCCTCCAGCGCACTGACACCAGTACCTGTGAGGGAGGACTCGGCAGAGACCAGCAGCCACACTCAGGGACACAATCTCTGTGTGCTGTGCGGAAGGACATTCAGAACACCGCACTCTCTTAAAGGACACCAGCGGATTCACACGGGAGAGAGACCTTACCCCTGCACCATGTGCGGGAAGACGTTCAGTTATATACAAAATCTTAAAGTACATCAGAGAATTCACACTGGAGAGAGGCCTTACTGCTGCACCTATTGTGGGAAGACCTTCAGGCAGTTTGCAAACCATAAAAAACATGTGCACATTCACACGGGAGAGAGACCGTATCCCTGCGCCCAGTGTGCAAAGTGCTTTAAGCACTTGGCCGACCTTAAAGTTCACCAGCGGACCCACAGTGGAGAGAGACCTTACGGCTGCGCCCAGTGTGGGAAGACTTTTACTCATCCGCACAGCCTAAAACTTCACTGGGAAGTTCACAGTCGAGAGAGACAGTACAGCTGCACCTAG